Proteins from a genomic interval of Spea bombifrons isolate aSpeBom1 chromosome 4, aSpeBom1.2.pri, whole genome shotgun sequence:
- the CCND2 gene encoding G1/S-specific cyclin-D2 isoform X1 translates to MELLCCEVDTVRRAQTDPTLLFDDRVLHNLLTVEERYLPQCSYFKCVQKDIQPFMRRMVATWMLEVCEEQKCEEEVFPLAMNYLDRFLAVIPTRKCHLQLLGAVCMFLASKLKETIPLTAEKLCIYTDNSIKPHELLEWELVVLGKLKWNLAAVTPHDFIEHILRKLPMPQDKLLMVRKHAQTFIALCATDFNFAMYPPSMIATGSVGAAICGLQLDDGESSLSGDNLTEHLAKITNTDVDCLKACQEQIESVLVSSLRQNRQQTQQRNTSKTVDELDQASTPTDVRDINL, encoded by the exons ATGGAACTGCTGTGCTGTGAGGTGGACACGGTTCGCAGGGCTCAGACAGACCCCACTTTACTGTTTGATGACCGAGTCCTGCACAATCTGCTGACCGTGGAGGAGAGGTATCTGCCCCAGTGCTCCTACTTCAAATGTGTCCAGAAGGACATCCAGCCCTTCATGAGGAGGATGGTGGCCACCTGGATGTTGGAG GTTTGTGAAGAACAGAAATGTGAAGAAGAAGTGTTCCCCTTGGCTATGAACTATTTGGATAGATTTTTAGCTGTCATCCCAACCAGAAAGTGTCACCTACAGCTTCTCGGAGCCGTCTGCATGTTCCTCGCATCGAAACTCAAAGAAACCATCCCTTTAACGGCGGAAAAACTTTGCATATATACTGACAATTCCATTAAACCCCATGAGCTGCTG GAGTGGGAGCTGGTGGTGTTGGGAAAGTTAAAGTGGAATCTGGCGGCCGTGACCCCCCATGACTTTATTGAACATATATTGAGAAAGCTTCCAATGCCTCAAGACAAGTTACTCATGGTCCGGAAACATGCCCAGACGTTTATTGCACTTTGTGCTACAG ACTTTAATTTTGCCATGTACCCACCTTCGATGATCGCAACTGGAAGCGTTGGGGCCGCCATTTGCGGCTTACAGTTGGACGATGGAGAAAGCTCCCTCTCCGGTGATAATCTCACAGAACATTTGGCCAAGATCACTAACACAGATGTG GATTGCCTTAAAGCTTGTCAAGAGCAGATCGAGTCTGTGTTGGTCAGCAGCCTTAGACAAAACAGACAGCAGACTCAGCAGAGGAACACATCCAAAACAGTGGATGAGCTGGACCAGGCCAGCACTCCAACAGATGTGAGAGATATCAACCTGTGA
- the CCND2 gene encoding G1/S-specific cyclin-D2 isoform X2, with product MNYLDRFLAVIPTRKCHLQLLGAVCMFLASKLKETIPLTAEKLCIYTDNSIKPHELLEWELVVLGKLKWNLAAVTPHDFIEHILRKLPMPQDKLLMVRKHAQTFIALCATDFNFAMYPPSMIATGSVGAAICGLQLDDGESSLSGDNLTEHLAKITNTDVDCLKACQEQIESVLVSSLRQNRQQTQQRNTSKTVDELDQASTPTDVRDINL from the exons ATGAACTATTTGGATAGATTTTTAGCTGTCATCCCAACCAGAAAGTGTCACCTACAGCTTCTCGGAGCCGTCTGCATGTTCCTCGCATCGAAACTCAAAGAAACCATCCCTTTAACGGCGGAAAAACTTTGCATATATACTGACAATTCCATTAAACCCCATGAGCTGCTG GAGTGGGAGCTGGTGGTGTTGGGAAAGTTAAAGTGGAATCTGGCGGCCGTGACCCCCCATGACTTTATTGAACATATATTGAGAAAGCTTCCAATGCCTCAAGACAAGTTACTCATGGTCCGGAAACATGCCCAGACGTTTATTGCACTTTGTGCTACAG ACTTTAATTTTGCCATGTACCCACCTTCGATGATCGCAACTGGAAGCGTTGGGGCCGCCATTTGCGGCTTACAGTTGGACGATGGAGAAAGCTCCCTCTCCGGTGATAATCTCACAGAACATTTGGCCAAGATCACTAACACAGATGTG GATTGCCTTAAAGCTTGTCAAGAGCAGATCGAGTCTGTGTTGGTCAGCAGCCTTAGACAAAACAGACAGCAGACTCAGCAGAGGAACACATCCAAAACAGTGGATGAGCTGGACCAGGCCAGCACTCCAACAGATGTGAGAGATATCAACCTGTGA